In Oryzias melastigma strain HK-1 linkage group LG14, ASM292280v2, whole genome shotgun sequence, the DNA window TCACAAACACTTACCAGTGTACCTTCTTAGCCATCGTCTCCTCGGTAACAGTCTCACAGCATGTCTTCACCATACTAAAGCAGCCGTAAAAAGTGTTGAGGTTGACATCGATACAGACGTTCAATATtattcagtgaaatataaagaaaagcGCAGGACCTTCATTACTCTTTGTCTCGGTGCTTTGCCCCGCcttcataattcctggccaatgactgaagaaatATTTAGTCATATCGTTTTGTTTCACAAGCTGTGGTGTGGAACAGAAATGCCTAAATACTCGAGACTTAGTTAACCGAACTCAGTGCAGATCCACAGACTTTTACGGTCTGGATACTCCCTCAATATCAGTCATTGTCTGTATAAGtgagaactggacataacaagtgttGAAGTCCCCATAGGAAATCCATTACCTCCAGCCCTcatgaaatcaggccagagccttcgccgtcacttcctgaaacgtcTACCGCCATTTTGCAACCGATTGCAACCCATCGACAGcaattagtccgagtcggtctgagtcacgtttttagaggaactactgtcaccaatcagaagtgagcttgttccagCTTGTTTAAAGTTCACAGCTCTCCTACTGAAAGCAGCTGGGGAGAaggaccccacttttaatgtaaacatgccaaggatagcacaagggtgaAAAATATCACGTGACTTCTGCAGCTCATCTCATGTCCTCGTATTTCCAGCggaatttttccagatttgtagATTGACAGTTTTGTCTTTCAGGTTGATGAGAAGCAGCTCCTGAGAGCTTTCATTCCTCCAGACCCTTCAGGGAACAGACTGGACCGATGCATGAGGTAACTAACTTTCCAGGCATGTTCTTTCCCATCACTTTCTTCTTTCCAATGCTTCCTCTTTACCTGGTCTTCAGGTACGTGCAGCCGCAATGGCACCTGTTAACCACTAACAGCTCTGCCAATGTTAGTGGGCTCCAGACTGAAGGttgtgtggatggatggacctTTGACCAGTCAGAATTTATTTCTACCACCGTTTCTGAGGTAGCCGAAACGATTCTGTGTGATGATGGGTTTTGATGACTTGAATGTCCACATATAGCATTGGAGATGTCTGATTTTGCGCCTCCACCATGTTTCCAGTGGGGTCTGGTGTGCTCCCTGCGCCCCCTCAAGCAGATGATTCAGTCCATTTATATGGGTGGAGTTCTAACAGGTGCCATAATCTACGGCGGCCTTTCAGACAGGTCAGactctttcctttcattttggTTACCATTAGCTTTCCACAAGTTTTGGTAAACATCTGGGTCTAaatctctgtttgtttttcaggtttgGGAGGCGATCGGTCCTCATTTGGTCCTACCTGCAGATAGGCCTACTGGGCTGCGGCTCTGTGCTCTCTTCTTCGTTCTCAGTCTATTGCGTTTTTCGGTTTCTAAATGGCATGGCTGTGTCTGGAGTCATCCTCAATGGCTTCTCATTAAGTATTTATCTGTCCACCTTTTGGTTTTATCACCTGTCTATGCTTGAACCTGTCTGACGGTCTGCCTGTCTCTCTGCCTTCAGAGGTGGAGTGGATCCCAACCAAAACAAGGACAGTTGTGGGCACACTCACATCCTTTTTCTTCACATTCGGTCAGATGGTCTTGGCGGGACTTGCCTATTGGCTGAAAGACTGGAGGAAGCTTCAGCTTGCTGTGTCTGctcctcacttcctgttttttgccTACAGCTGGTGTGTGTGCAGAATCCTTTGATTGGTCAGAAGGTTGGAATTCCTCAGCTGtgattcttgtttgttttctttgcttggTTAGGTGGTATTCAGAGTCAGCCCGTTGGTTGGTGGTAAACCGTCGGTCTGAAGAAGCATTAAAAAGTCTTCATCGAGTCGCTCGAATCAACGGAAGACCAGAAATCGCCAACAAGCTGACAGTAGAGGTGACTGTCTTTGCCTTTAGCATGGAGGTTTGATCCATTCCATTGGCTGACTTTAGGTCCATGTGACTGCAGGACCTACATTCTCACATGAGGAAAGAAATCGAGTCCAGTCGATCGTCATTTACGGCAATCGATCTGCTGAGGACCAGAGGGATGAGGCGAATCTCCATCTGTCTGGTTGCTGCTTGGTCAGTAAATCCCTCGAGCACCTGCTCTACATCctgatttgttcattttacagTCCAGTAGCATCAGTTTCAGTCATTCCCAAGTATTTTAGGATTCATTAAAATGTCATCTGTGACCACATATGCGCTCGTCCTAGTTCACCTGTGAACCTGTTTGCAGGTTTTCAACCAGTTTTGCATACTATGGTTTAGCAATGGACCTGCAGAAGTTTGGGGTGAGTTGTGACACAGCTGTCCTTCTCCTCTGCTCTTTCCTTCATCTGGGGTTCCTTTGGTGACGTTTTTGCTCTTGGAAACTTAGTCTAAACTGCTCTCTTTATAGCTGATTCACACTGAACTGCCTCACAACTGACTATTGGTTGTTCCAGGTGAGTATTTACCTGATGCAGGTCATCTTTGGAGCTGTAGATATTCCAGCCAAATTGTTTGCTCTGGGCATACTCAGTTACCTTGGGAGGAGGGTATCTCAGGTgtcctgtctttttttgtcGGCTGTCATCATCTTTGCCAACATCTTTGTCCCTACAGGTAATATGATTTTGAGGTTTAAAACAACTTCTTGTTGGATCCTAATCTAATTCtgataactgtattttttggactataagtcTGACTTGAGTAGAAGTCGCATTTTGGGAGAGCTTGATTTGACAAAATAGAGGAACAAGAACGGACAATTTaccttgaaaaacaaattatatttagTGCTGTAATACGGTTATTTTTGGTGTActtaattaatcatgacctgtaattaataatctaattaatctatttttaattgaacCTAATAACTGCTGTGAAATGTCTCATTTTGAGATTTGTTCATTTACATTCTTGACATTGTGAcagtaaaagattaaaaaagtaactcaaatttggttttattacGTTTTTGTTACCataacagacttccaacctttacttttaaactttcaaagttgaatattttcaatctcaaacaattaaaaaaaaaaaaaaagcaagaacaaATCATCAGGTCCAAAGTGTGGAAACCATTTCCTtagcaatccaaaaaatattgaccacaaaaTTCCTATTGATGTCATGTTACATGTTGGCATACCTCATTCCACCGTTTACCGTCCCATGTGATCAGCCTTCCCCGAACCCCATTACTAATGATAACGAACACCTCGTCGGGATTCATCCCTTACAgcatgggtgtcaaactcaatcgctcaGGGGGCCAAAACAGACCTCAGATCGCGggctgaacaagataaacatttattgaacactctaaaattacatttttaaaactttaaaaatgcaactttttaacattaatatgaataaaaacagacaggaattttattccaggataaatcaacttaaacctcaaataactttattttactctctataaaaatatgttttgtcaaaattatacaagttgaaAATAAGTGCAGGATAACATCGGGTTATTAATGGCAAAAtactaaaatgatctggagggccggatagaattacctggcgggccggatccggcccccgggccttgagtttgactCGTGTGAAGTAAACATTtggaactttgttttttatatttgagaacgTGACAATAGCtatagattaaaaatgagattaacgcgataaaaaaagttctaacTTTTCTGTAATTAATGAATGCTGATTAACGCTAATTTGACACCCTTAATTCTAATAACTTAATATATAACAGTGGTGGACTGAATATAAGTACGCTTCACTGCCATAACACAATGATGCTAATTCAGCTTCAGACAGTAAGAGTCTAGTTTATTAGCTcaacatatgaacaattatCACAATAACTGtagcataaagaacatgctaacatgtcAACTAATCgatttaaatcattaaatctACTGAATTCTTCGTCCAGGGGGATGCTTTGCAACAATTCAGCCAAGTCCGGCGTGAGCTGAAGCAGTGCTTCTTCTTCTATGTTGCTGTCAATAGTAAATACTGCGATATATATACACACCTACGGCGCCCTCTAGTGATTGTTgctatttatttctaaaatccCAAATAAGTTGCATCTCCGACAAAACAACGCAAGAAAAAaggacttatactccaaaaaacatgttttttttcgaTATTATCCCTGATTGGACCCTTACCTTGCTGTTAATCTGATctcaaagatttgtttttatcccAATGATTCTGTTAGTCTGTTGACTTTTATCACAATTCATGTCAGATGTCCATCTGATCTGGGTTCTGATCCATCTCCAAACAGACATGCAGACCCTCAGGACTACCCTTGCCTGTCTCGGTAAAGCCTTTACTTCTGCATCCTTTACTACAGTCTATCTGTATACTGGAGAGCTGTACCCAACTGTCATAAGGTGATACCACAAACTCCACAACCCAATAGAACTCTTCTGCTCATCGCTATTAGTTCTGACCATGCTGATCATGTGTTTGGCACCACGCTTTCAGGCAGACAGGAATGGGCTTCGTTTCTACCATGGCAAGGGTGGGCAGCATGGCAGCTCCTGCCGTCCTGATCCTGGATGAGGTAAGGCTTCGGATTCCAACCTTCCATTGCCAGAAcaggaaagaaaatgaaatgacgTTGAACTGAGGAAGGGATGGGGTTTGGGGAGGAGTGTGAAAACCAAAAACTCCCTCTGGCGGTTTACTGAGATGGAATTTGTCTTTCTTTGCTGATCATAGCAGTGATACAGAAGCTGATGCTGACAGACATTGATGTCCCACTTCCCCAGGTCTGGCCTGCTTTACCCAGCATTGTGTATGGTGGTGCTGCAGTTCTGGCTAGCGGTTTTGCCTGTTTCCTCCCGGAGACTCTCAACGTACCACTGCCTGACACAGTCGAGGATGTAGAGGAGAAATGGTGagctgacacaaacacaaactgacaAAATCTTTATTAGCTATTAGGGCTGCTttattaatcctttaacaccagagtaTCAGCTCCAGTCTTTACACTTTGAATTACCACAAATCTTGAATCCTCCACTGACATCAGGGATCACCAACCTTTATGAAACTCAGGGCTACTTCAtggcta includes these proteins:
- the oatx gene encoding solute carrier family 22 member 6, which gives rise to MAFSDLLEEVGGFGRYQWLHVTLISLPGLMMASQNLLNNFVSGIPAHHCNLPANHSSHNLSLYNQVDEKQLLRAFIPPDPSGNRLDRCMRYVQPQWHLLTTNSSANVSGLQTEGCVDGWTFDQSEFISTTVSEWGLVCSLRPLKQMIQSIYMGGVLTGAIIYGGLSDRFGRRSVLIWSYLQIGLLGCGSVLSSSFSVYCVFRFLNGMAVSGVILNGFSLKVEWIPTKTRTVVGTLTSFFFTFGQMVLAGLAYWLKDWRKLQLAVSAPHFLFFAYSWWYSESARWLVVNRRSEEALKSLHRVARINGRPEIANKLTVEDLHSHMRKEIESSRSSFTAIDLLRTRGMRRISICLVAAWFSTSFAYYGLAMDLQKFGVSIYLMQVIFGAVDIPAKLFALGILSYLGRRVSQVSCLFLSAVIIFANIFVPTDMQTLRTTLACLGKAFTSASFTTVYLYTGELYPTVIRQTGMGFVSTMARVGSMAAPAVLILDEVWPALPSIVYGGAAVLASGFACFLPETLNVPLPDTVEDVEEKWSKGGFKFRLKEGRTKEGGASVSDTCQQGGVATKEALPLKELKETEEIGLNAL